A region from the Mucilaginibacter sp. CSA2-8R genome encodes:
- the pncB gene encoding nicotinate phosphoribosyltransferase, with protein sequence MNTQPVLPLPSMLDNDFYKFTMQQGVVRLFPGARVKYEFINRGKHQFPPGFAQALREAVDAMTGLKLTPHEKQFLQVACPYLDPLYLDFLEGYQYNPQEVQIEQHGTELKVHIEGFWYRTILWEVPVMSLICELFYNLTHAQRIIDDEIIECTRKKIERYQSLGVKVAEFGTRRRYSYACHNLVVNALQQHGSGTFVGTSNVHLAMQYQTKPIGTHAHEWFMFHAARYGFKMANSLGLEHWVQVYRGDLGIALSDTYTTDVFFKQFDKMFAKLFDGVRHDSGDPLQFADKVIEHYQRLGVDPVSKTIIFSDALNYDKVARIAEHCKGRIGISFGIGTNLTNDFGPAPMNIVIKMTEALPQDDEWTEVVKLSDEHGKYTGTEHMINLAKTILHID encoded by the coding sequence ATGAATACCCAACCTGTGCTTCCACTGCCCTCTATGCTTGATAATGATTTTTATAAGTTTACTATGCAGCAGGGAGTGGTACGCCTTTTTCCGGGAGCAAGGGTAAAATACGAGTTTATCAACCGTGGTAAACACCAGTTTCCGCCGGGTTTTGCACAGGCGCTGCGCGAGGCTGTCGATGCCATGACCGGCCTTAAGCTAACACCGCACGAAAAACAATTTCTGCAGGTTGCCTGCCCTTATCTCGACCCTTTATATCTCGATTTTCTGGAGGGCTATCAGTACAACCCGCAAGAGGTCCAAATAGAGCAGCATGGCACTGAATTAAAGGTACATATTGAAGGTTTTTGGTACCGGACTATTTTATGGGAGGTGCCGGTGATGTCGCTCATCTGCGAACTGTTTTACAACTTAACCCACGCTCAGCGTATCATTGATGATGAAATTATTGAATGCACACGCAAAAAGATAGAACGTTACCAAAGCCTGGGTGTTAAAGTGGCCGAGTTTGGTACCCGCCGCCGCTATTCGTATGCCTGCCATAACCTAGTGGTAAATGCATTACAGCAACATGGAAGCGGCACCTTTGTAGGTACCAGTAATGTACACCTGGCTATGCAATACCAAACCAAGCCCATTGGTACCCATGCCCACGAGTGGTTTATGTTTCACGCCGCCAGGTACGGTTTTAAAATGGCCAACTCGCTGGGCCTCGAACATTGGGTACAGGTTTACCGCGGCGATTTAGGGATAGCTCTTTCGGACACCTATACTACGGATGTATTTTTTAAACAGTTTGATAAAATGTTTGCCAAGCTGTTTGACGGTGTGCGGCACGATAGCGGCGACCCATTGCAGTTTGCCGATAAGGTTATAGAGCACTACCAGCGCCTGGGTGTTGATCCGGTCAGTAAAACCATCATATTTTCGGATGCCTTAAATTACGATAAGGTAGCACGTATTGCCGAGCATTGCAAAGGCCGGATAGGTATATCTTTTGGTATTGGCACTAACTTAACTAACGATTTTGGCCCGGCACCGATGAACATCGTGATTAAAATGACCGAAGCCCTGCCGCAGGATGATGAATGGACCGAAGTGGTTAAACTATCTGACGAGCATGGTAAATATACCGGTACCGAACACATGATAAACCTGGCTAAAACTATACTGCATATTGATTAA
- a CDS encoding FRG domain-containing protein: MTEVEVDNIEHYLRLIKEIKDDNLKRGNYEDFLFRGQTVDYPLIPKLCRLKAKGDLLETEQLLLQEFKRTNPLLIEGHRPMDDWDYLTLGQHFGLPTRLLDWSNNALTALWFATSDTVTPNNSRYSVIWILTAHQKDFDINIEQIQPFDVPETKIIRPRIIKLRINNQSGVFSVPSSEEILEKRYMNDSDSFDQKLFKVKIPADKLNDIRTDLNTLGVNAFTIFPELEGLCTYLQWRYFD, encoded by the coding sequence ATGACGGAGGTGGAAGTAGATAATATTGAGCATTATTTAAGGCTGATTAAAGAAATTAAGGATGACAACCTGAAAAGAGGTAATTATGAAGATTTTTTATTCAGGGGACAAACGGTTGATTATCCGCTCATCCCCAAGTTGTGCCGCTTAAAAGCTAAAGGCGATTTGCTGGAAACGGAACAATTGCTTTTGCAGGAGTTTAAGCGTACCAACCCCTTGTTGATTGAGGGCCATCGCCCAATGGACGATTGGGACTACCTTACCTTAGGTCAGCATTTTGGCTTGCCTACCCGGCTGCTCGACTGGTCTAACAATGCGTTAACAGCACTTTGGTTTGCTACCAGCGACACTGTCACACCCAACAACTCCCGCTATTCTGTGATATGGATTCTGACTGCTCACCAAAAAGATTTTGATATTAATATTGAGCAGATACAGCCTTTTGACGTGCCCGAAACCAAAATCATTCGTCCGCGAATTATTAAGCTTCGTATCAATAACCAGTCGGGGGTGTTTAGCGTGCCGTCGTCAGAAGAGATATTAGAGAAACGTTATATGAATGACAGTGACTCTTTCGACCAAAAACTGTTTAAAGTAAAAATCCCGGCAGATAAGCTTAACGACATCCGTACCGATTTAAATACGCTTGGCGTAAACGCCTTTACTATATTTCCGGAATTGGAAGGTTTATGTACTTACTTGCAATGGCGCTATTTTGATTGA
- a CDS encoding LUD domain-containing protein, translating to MSSRDKILAAVAQNKPEAKPLPNIAPFKEIGYTDIIGQYEAVLTAIGGKVHRVSNWDEVKTIVKEKYNAQNVRVLSLVPELDDVATSAYEINPAAHHLADVELALIKAHFGVAENGSVWVTEELLGHRAVPFICQHLAAVITASNLVDTMHRAYMRIGSETYGWGAFIAGPSKTADIEQSLVLGAHGPRSMTVFILQD from the coding sequence ATGAGCAGCAGAGATAAAATATTAGCGGCGGTAGCGCAAAATAAGCCTGAAGCTAAGCCGCTACCCAATATAGCGCCCTTTAAGGAAATTGGTTATACTGACATTATTGGGCAGTATGAAGCTGTACTGACTGCCATTGGCGGCAAGGTACACCGGGTAAGCAACTGGGACGAAGTTAAAACCATTGTTAAAGAAAAATACAACGCACAAAATGTACGTGTATTGAGCTTAGTGCCCGAGTTGGATGACGTAGCCACATCGGCCTATGAAATTAATCCGGCAGCACACCATTTAGCCGATGTAGAACTGGCCTTGATTAAAGCACATTTTGGTGTGGCCGAAAATGGTTCGGTATGGGTGACAGAAGAACTATTAGGCCATCGTGCCGTGCCTTTTATTTGCCAGCACTTAGCAGCAGTAATCACGGCATCTAATTTGGTAGATACCATGCACCGCGCTTATATGCGTATTGGTTCAGAAACTTATGGTTGGGGCGCGTTTATAGCCGGCCCATCTAAAACTGCCGATATAGAACAGTCGTTAGTATTAGGTGCCCACGGCCCGCGTAGTATGACGGTGTTTATTTTGCAAGATTAA
- a CDS encoding lactate utilization protein B yields the protein MDVATKDHAELAEIFNRDEERVDWHDETLWWIRAKRDKSVHQLPEWEALREAASNIKFNVLSNLNTYLEQFEAAAKANGIIIHWAADAQEHNEIVHRLLTENKVTQMVKSKSMLTEECHLNDYLATHGIEVIDSDLGERIVQLAGEAPSHIVLPCIHKKKEEIGDLFHMYLGTPSNMSDPQFLTETARGSLRETFLTRKVALTGVNFAIAETGEFVVCTNEGNADMGAHLADVHIACMGIEKLIPNREHLGVFLRLLTRSATGQPITTYSSHFSKPRAGQQMHIVLVDNGRSVQLGREDFRNSLKCIRCGACMNTCPVYRRSGGHSYHTAVAGPIGSILAPNLDMKKYADLPFASTLCGSCSNVCPVKIDIHDQLYKWRQVLVKEGYAPTSKKIAMQVMATTLASPTLYHAAGKMGRATIKYAPFAVNNKLNAWYKERDMPTPPKESFGEWYAKNKK from the coding sequence ATGGATGTAGCAACTAAAGACCATGCCGAACTGGCAGAAATATTTAACAGGGACGAGGAGCGGGTTGACTGGCACGATGAAACCTTATGGTGGATAAGGGCCAAGCGGGATAAAAGCGTACATCAGTTACCCGAGTGGGAAGCATTGCGCGAAGCTGCCTCTAACATAAAGTTTAACGTACTCAGTAATTTAAATACTTACCTGGAGCAGTTTGAAGCTGCTGCCAAAGCCAACGGTATCATTATACATTGGGCCGCTGATGCCCAGGAGCATAACGAAATTGTGCACCGCCTGCTTACCGAAAATAAGGTAACACAGATGGTAAAAAGCAAATCAATGCTTACCGAAGAGTGCCACCTGAATGATTACCTGGCTACGCATGGCATTGAAGTAATAGACTCTGATTTGGGCGAACGGATTGTACAGCTGGCTGGAGAAGCGCCCAGCCACATTGTACTGCCTTGTATCCATAAAAAGAAAGAAGAGATAGGCGACCTGTTTCATATGTACCTGGGTACGCCATCCAACATGTCTGACCCGCAGTTTTTAACAGAAACTGCACGTGGCAGCCTGCGCGAAACCTTTTTGACCCGTAAAGTGGCTTTAACCGGTGTAAACTTTGCTATTGCCGAAACTGGTGAATTTGTGGTGTGTACCAACGAAGGAAATGCCGATATGGGCGCCCATTTGGCTGATGTGCACATTGCCTGTATGGGTATTGAAAAGCTGATTCCTAATCGTGAACACTTAGGTGTGTTTTTACGCCTGCTTACCCGTAGTGCCACCGGGCAGCCCATTACCACTTACAGCAGTCATTTTAGTAAACCAAGAGCTGGGCAGCAAATGCACATTGTACTGGTTGATAACGGCCGTAGTGTGCAGTTAGGCCGGGAGGATTTCCGTAATTCGCTCAAATGCATCCGCTGTGGTGCCTGTATGAATACCTGCCCTGTGTATCGCCGCAGTGGCGGCCATAGCTATCATACCGCTGTTGCAGGGCCTATAGGTTCCATTTTGGCACCTAACCTGGATATGAAAAAATATGCAGATCTGCCGTTTGCATCAACGTTATGCGGATCATGCAGTAATGTGTGCCCGGTAAAAATTGACATTCACGACCAGTTGTATAAGTGGCGACAAGTACTGGTAAAAGAAGGCTATGCACCAACCAGCAAAAAAATTGCTATGCAGGTAATGGCCACCACACTAGCCTCACCAACGCTTTATCATGCTGCCGGTAAGATGGGCAGGGCAACTATTAAGTATGCCCCATTTGCAGTAAACAACAAGCTTAACGCCTGGTACAAAGAACGTGATATGCCTACACCGCCCAAAGAATCTTTCGGCGAGTGGTACGCGAAGAATAAGAAATAG
- a CDS encoding (Fe-S)-binding protein, with protein MRVGLFVPCYVDQFYPGAAIATLQLLEKLGVEVVYPKNQTCCGQPMANSGFEHLTGGCNRLFIDNFSGFDYIVSPSGSCVLHIREHLHDDKRPGEAKEISHKVWELTSFLTDVLKVQSLQARFPHKVGVHQSCHGQRGLHLSSMTELVAPSFSKPGSLLNMVKDLELIELERKDECCGFGGTFCVVEEAVSSKMGKDRVADHLKHGAEYITGADMSCLMHMEGILKRQGSKVRVLHIAEILNAE; from the coding sequence ATGCGTGTAGGGTTATTTGTACCATGTTATGTTGACCAGTTTTATCCCGGTGCAGCCATTGCCACTTTGCAATTGCTCGAAAAACTTGGGGTTGAAGTGGTATATCCTAAAAATCAAACCTGCTGCGGGCAGCCCATGGCCAACTCCGGTTTTGAACACTTAACCGGCGGCTGTAACAGGTTATTTATCGATAATTTTTCAGGATTTGATTATATCGTGTCGCCTTCGGGTAGTTGTGTATTGCACATCCGCGAACATTTGCACGATGATAAGCGCCCCGGCGAAGCCAAAGAAATAAGTCATAAAGTTTGGGAGTTAACATCATTTTTGACAGACGTACTTAAGGTGCAGAGCCTGCAGGCACGTTTTCCCCATAAAGTTGGAGTGCATCAAAGCTGCCATGGTCAGCGTGGTTTACATTTAAGTTCTATGACCGAACTGGTAGCCCCAAGTTTTTCCAAGCCAGGCTCGTTGCTGAATATGGTAAAAGACCTGGAGCTGATTGAACTGGAGCGCAAAGACGAGTGCTGCGGCTTTGGCGGTACCTTTTGCGTAGTTGAAGAAGCTGTATCGTCCAAAATGGGCAAAGACCGTGTAGCCGACCATTTAAAGCATGGCGCCGAGTACATCACAGGTGCCGATATGTCGTGCCTGATGCATATGGAAGGCATCCTGAAACGTCAGGGCAGCAAAGTTAGGGTATTACATATTGCCGAAATATTAAACGCAGAGTGA
- a CDS encoding FGGY family carbohydrate kinase, with the protein MTPTPVIAVFDVGKTNKKLFLFNEDYKIVYEKSARFNETTDEDGDPCENIDSLRLSVFDSLREIIRRPEFDIKAVNFSSYGASFVYLDEDGAPLTPLYNYLKAFPDDLHRQFYSTYGGEATVARQTASPVLGNLNSGMQLYRLKFQKPDIFNRIKYALHLPQYLSYLISGQAFTDLTSIGCHTSLWDFEKNDYHDWVKKEGLAEKLAPVRNADEVLPAEFPGNNYSVGIGLHDSSAALIPYLVSFTEPFVLLSTGTWTITLNPFDDSPLTDEELKNDCLKFIQYKGQPVKASRLFAGYEYEQQVKRIAAHFNQNIAYYRTIRYDADLTTQLLAKETTKISGATSLKASVFGQRNLSEFANDIEAYHRLMLDIVDQQKISTGYVLKDGTVKRIFVDGGFSKNSVYMHMLANAFPTVEVFAASMAQATAVGAALAIHHAWNTKPLPHDLLELKYYSATHTLTT; encoded by the coding sequence ATGACGCCAACACCCGTAATAGCAGTATTTGATGTAGGCAAGACCAACAAAAAATTGTTCTTGTTTAACGAAGACTATAAAATTGTTTACGAAAAGTCGGCCCGTTTTAACGAAACGACCGATGAGGATGGCGACCCCTGCGAAAATATTGATAGTTTACGGCTTTCGGTGTTCGATTCTCTGCGCGAAATTATCAGGCGCCCTGAATTTGATATTAAGGCCGTAAACTTTTCATCTTACGGTGCCAGCTTTGTGTATCTGGACGAGGATGGCGCACCATTAACGCCGTTATACAATTATTTAAAGGCTTTTCCTGATGATTTGCATCGGCAGTTTTACAGCACTTACGGTGGCGAAGCAACGGTAGCGAGGCAAACCGCTTCCCCGGTTTTAGGTAATCTGAACTCGGGTATGCAGCTGTACCGGTTGAAGTTTCAAAAACCTGATATCTTTAACCGTATTAAGTATGCACTGCATTTGCCTCAGTATCTCAGTTACTTAATCAGCGGTCAGGCTTTTACCGATTTAACCAGTATTGGTTGCCATACCAGCCTGTGGGACTTTGAGAAAAACGACTATCACGATTGGGTAAAAAAAGAAGGTCTGGCCGAAAAGTTAGCGCCTGTACGCAATGCCGACGAAGTTTTGCCGGCTGAGTTTCCGGGTAATAATTACAGTGTAGGCATTGGCTTGCACGATAGTTCGGCAGCCTTAATTCCTTACCTGGTAAGCTTTACAGAGCCTTTTGTGCTGCTGTCTACCGGTACCTGGACCATTACGCTCAATCCTTTTGATGACTCGCCGTTAACAGACGAGGAACTGAAAAACGATTGTCTGAAATTTATTCAGTATAAAGGTCAGCCGGTCAAGGCATCGCGTTTATTTGCCGGGTATGAGTATGAGCAGCAGGTCAAACGCATTGCAGCTCACTTTAACCAAAACATTGCTTATTACCGCACTATCAGGTACGATGCCGATTTAACTACGCAACTGCTGGCTAAAGAAACTACTAAAATATCAGGCGCTACCAGTTTAAAAGCGTCTGTATTTGGCCAGCGCAATTTAAGCGAATTTGCCAACGACATTGAAGCTTACCATCGCCTGATGCTGGATATTGTTGACCAGCAAAAAATTTCGACAGGTTATGTGCTTAAAGACGGTACGGTGAAACGTATTTTTGTGGACGGAGGATTTAGCAAAAATTCGGTTTACATGCATATGCTGGCTAATGCTTTCCCTACCGTAGAGGTTTTTGCAGCTTCGATGGCGCAAGCCACGGCGGTAGGTGCTGCTTTAGCTATTCATCATGCCTGGAATACCAAACCTTTACCTCACGATTTACTGGAGCTGAAGTATTATTCGGCTACTCATACATTAACTACTTAA
- a CDS encoding TIM barrel protein has product MLIEKYKIDESNHQLSSKHQRAFDYVAADVANLDGVLNKLQAFNIAIPSWALGTGGTRFGRFSGGGEPRSLEEKIEDVGAIHALNKSSNSISLHIPWDIPSNADAIKAVAAQHGLRFDAVNSNTFQDQKDQQLSYKYGSLHHADKAVRKQAVEHNIEVIKYGKELGSNALSVWLADGSNFPGQLNFRNAFQNTLESLQEIYAALPDDWKVWVEYKPYEPNFYSTTIGDWGQSLLLANKLGPKASTLVDLGHHLPNTNIEQIVSLLLMEGKLAGFHFNDSKYGDDDLTVGSINPYQLFLIFNELVEGMDARGMTHATDIGWMIDASHNLKDPIEDLLQSVEAIKIAYAQALLVDTAALKEAQAANDAVAAQEILQRAYRTDVRPLVAEARLREGGALSPLSAYRSLDVRKNLIKERGEKTVATGL; this is encoded by the coding sequence ATGTTAATAGAAAAATACAAAATTGATGAGAGCAATCATCAGTTGAGCAGCAAACATCAGCGTGCGTTTGATTATGTGGCTGCTGATGTGGCTAACCTGGACGGCGTTTTAAACAAACTTCAGGCTTTTAATATTGCCATCCCAAGCTGGGCTTTAGGTACCGGTGGTACACGTTTCGGTCGTTTTTCGGGTGGTGGCGAGCCGCGCAGCCTCGAAGAAAAGATTGAGGATGTAGGCGCTATCCATGCTTTAAATAAATCAAGTAATTCTATTTCATTACATATCCCCTGGGATATACCATCTAATGCAGATGCGATTAAAGCCGTAGCTGCGCAGCACGGACTGCGTTTTGATGCGGTAAATTCTAACACTTTTCAGGATCAGAAAGATCAGCAGCTAAGCTACAAGTACGGCTCACTGCACCACGCTGATAAAGCCGTGCGCAAGCAAGCGGTTGAACATAACATCGAAGTAATTAAATACGGTAAAGAGTTAGGCTCTAATGCCCTTTCTGTTTGGTTAGCAGATGGTTCAAACTTTCCTGGTCAGTTAAACTTCCGTAACGCTTTCCAAAATACCTTAGAAAGCTTGCAGGAAATTTATGCTGCCTTGCCTGATGACTGGAAAGTATGGGTGGAGTACAAACCCTACGAACCGAATTTCTATTCGACAACTATCGGCGATTGGGGGCAATCTTTATTGTTAGCTAACAAATTAGGCCCTAAAGCATCGACCCTGGTTGACTTGGGTCACCACTTGCCGAATACCAATATTGAACAGATTGTATCGTTATTATTAATGGAAGGCAAATTAGCTGGTTTCCATTTCAACGATTCTAAATACGGCGATGACGACTTAACCGTGGGCAGTATTAACCCTTACCAGCTGTTCCTTATTTTTAACGAACTGGTAGAAGGTATGGATGCCCGCGGCATGACGCATGCTACTGATATTGGCTGGATGATTGATGCTTCGCACAACCTGAAAGATCCGATTGAGGATTTATTGCAGTCGGTAGAAGCTATTAAAATTGCTTATGCGCAGGCTTTACTGGTAGATACTGCTGCTTTAAAAGAAGCACAGGCTGCTAATGATGCCGTTGCCGCACAGGAAATTCTGCAGCGTGCTTACCGCACGGATGTACGTCCTTTAGTGGCCGAGGCCCGTTTACGCGAGGGTGGCGCTTTAAGCCCGCTTTCTGCTTACCGTAGCCTGGATGTACGTAAAAATTTAATTAAAGAGCGTGGCGAAAAAACAGTAGCTACAGGATTATAA
- a CDS encoding bifunctional aldolase/short-chain dehydrogenase, with product MSVKTTEFKHVSYLWDDAKAAELAGDEVALLIYRSNLLGADLRLTNYGGGNTSCKLMSKDPLTGQDVEVMWIKGSGGDIGTLKKSGLAALYVDRLRSLKNVYRGVEHEDEMVELFNHSIYDLNSKAPSIDTPLHGFLPFAHIDHLHPDAAIAIAAAKDGKQITEELFGGTIGWVEWKKPGFELGLQLKACLDANPGIRGIMLGSHGLFTWGDTAYESYINTLEVIEKCAEYLEQNYGKKGPVFGGQKVQSLEEAGRKKQAVALAPILRGFCSSERNMIGHFTDDARVLEYINSNDLERLAPMGTSCPDHFLRTKISPLVLDLAPEADLSDVEGLKAKLAPAFEAYRQMYTDYYNTCKHSNSPAIRDTNPVIILYPGVGMFSFSKDKQTARVAAEFYTNAINVMKGAEAISEYTSLPRQEAFDIEYWLLEEAKLQRMPKPKALSGRIALITGSAGGIGKAIAKKFVEEGAVVILNDMNAERLESAGEEFKAAYGKDSYATAVMDVTSADQIQAAMDVAALNFGGVDLIVNNAGLSISKTIGDHTEKDWDLLYDVLVKGQFFVTQAAVAVMKKQAIGGDVINIVSKNALVSGPNNAGYGSAKAAQLHLSRLNAAELGPDKIRVNVVNPDAVISDSNIWAGGWAEGRAKAYGITVAELPAYYAKRTLLNEIILPVDIANACFALTGGLLAKSTGNVINVDGGVAAGFVR from the coding sequence ATGTCTGTTAAAACAACCGAATTTAAGCACGTAAGCTATTTATGGGACGACGCTAAAGCCGCCGAACTGGCGGGTGACGAAGTAGCCCTTTTAATATACCGTTCCAACTTATTGGGTGCCGATTTGCGTCTCACCAACTACGGTGGTGGTAATACCTCTTGCAAACTCATGTCTAAAGACCCGTTAACCGGTCAGGACGTAGAAGTAATGTGGATTAAAGGCTCTGGCGGTGATATCGGTACTTTGAAAAAAAGCGGCTTGGCTGCTTTATACGTTGACCGCTTGCGCAGCCTTAAAAATGTATACCGCGGTGTTGAGCACGAAGACGAAATGGTAGAGTTGTTTAACCACAGCATCTACGATTTAAATTCTAAAGCACCATCTATTGATACGCCGTTACACGGCTTTTTGCCGTTTGCACACATCGACCACCTGCACCCTGATGCCGCTATCGCTATTGCTGCAGCTAAAGACGGTAAACAAATTACTGAAGAATTATTTGGCGGTACCATTGGTTGGGTAGAATGGAAAAAACCAGGCTTCGAGTTAGGCTTACAGTTAAAAGCCTGTTTAGATGCCAACCCCGGCATCCGCGGCATTATGCTGGGTTCGCATGGTTTATTTACCTGGGGCGATACCGCTTACGAAAGCTACATCAATACTTTAGAAGTAATTGAAAAATGTGCCGAGTACCTGGAGCAAAACTATGGCAAAAAAGGCCCTGTTTTTGGCGGTCAGAAAGTACAAAGTTTAGAAGAAGCCGGTCGTAAAAAACAAGCGGTAGCCCTGGCTCCGATATTACGTGGTTTCTGCTCAAGCGAGCGTAACATGATCGGTCATTTTACCGATGATGCCCGCGTACTGGAATATATAAATTCTAACGATCTGGAAAGACTGGCCCCAATGGGTACCAGCTGTCCCGATCACTTTTTACGTACTAAAATCAGCCCGCTGGTTTTAGATTTGGCCCCTGAGGCTGACTTGAGTGACGTAGAAGGCTTAAAAGCTAAATTAGCCCCTGCATTTGAGGCGTACCGTCAAATGTATACCGACTACTACAATACCTGCAAACATTCAAATAGCCCGGCTATCCGCGATACCAACCCGGTAATCATCCTGTATCCTGGTGTAGGTATGTTCAGTTTCTCTAAAGATAAGCAGACTGCCCGCGTAGCTGCCGAGTTTTATACCAACGCGATTAACGTAATGAAAGGTGCAGAGGCTATCTCTGAGTACACTTCGTTACCACGCCAGGAGGCTTTTGATATTGAGTACTGGTTGTTAGAAGAAGCCAAGTTACAGCGTATGCCTAAGCCCAAAGCTTTGTCGGGTCGTATTGCTTTAATTACCGGTAGTGCCGGTGGTATTGGTAAAGCTATTGCCAAAAAGTTTGTAGAAGAAGGCGCCGTTGTTATTTTGAATGACATGAACGCTGAGCGTTTAGAAAGTGCCGGCGAAGAGTTTAAAGCTGCTTACGGTAAAGATTCATACGCTACAGCGGTAATGGATGTAACCAGTGCAGATCAAATTCAGGCTGCGATGGATGTAGCTGCTCTTAATTTTGGTGGTGTTGACCTGATTGTAAACAACGCAGGTTTATCTATCTCTAAAACTATCGGCGACCATACCGAAAAAGACTGGGATCTTTTATATGACGTATTGGTGAAAGGCCAGTTCTTTGTAACCCAGGCTGCCGTAGCTGTAATGAAAAAACAAGCCATTGGTGGTGACGTGATTAATATTGTGAGTAAAAACGCTTTGGTAAGCGGCCCTAACAATGCCGGTTACGGTAGTGCTAAAGCTGCCCAGTTACACTTAAGCCGTTTAAATGCTGCCGAGTTAGGTCCGGACAAAATCCGTGTTAACGTAGTCAACCCTGATGCCGTAATCAGCGATAGCAACATTTGGGCTGGTGGCTGGGCCGAAGGCCGTGCTAAAGCCTACGGCATTACTGTTGCCGAACTGCCTGCTTACTACGCCAAACGCACTTTACTAAACGAGATTATTTTACCGGTAGACATTGCTAATGCCTGTTTCGCTTTAACCGGCGGCTTATTAGCTAAATCAACAGGTAACGTCATTAACGTTGACGGTGGTGTTGCTGCCGGCTTTGTAAGATAA
- the rhaT gene encoding L-rhamnose/proton symporter RhaT: MQAVLGVVFHFIGGFASGSFYIPYKKVKGWAWESFWIVGGIFSWLIVPPLAAWLTIPNFTDIIKNTSGHILLLTYFFGVLWGIGGLTYGLGVRYLGVALGSSIILGLCSIFGSLIPSVYYNFFPEPNKDTISTLMTTHWGQMVLLGILVCVIGIIICGKAGVMKEKELSNDGSVADTNSDYKFGLGITLAIVSGVLSACFNFGIEAGHSMAETANHIWMAANPGQGNFLYQNNVTYVVILWGGLTTNFIYCMILNARNKTFGDYTNKKTPLVANYLFSALAGTTWFLQFFFYGMGESRLGNGPSSWILHMAFIILIANCWGLVLKEWKGVSRKAYITVVAGIATIILSVLIVGYGNSLK, from the coding sequence ATGCAGGCAGTTTTAGGTGTTGTTTTCCATTTTATAGGAGGCTTTGCTTCGGGCAGTTTTTACATTCCTTATAAGAAAGTTAAGGGGTGGGCCTGGGAAAGTTTCTGGATTGTAGGCGGTATCTTTTCCTGGCTTATCGTTCCGCCGTTAGCTGCCTGGTTAACTATTCCCAACTTTACAGATATTATCAAAAACACTTCGGGCCATATCCTGTTGCTAACCTATTTTTTTGGTGTGCTTTGGGGTATCGGCGGCTTAACCTACGGGTTGGGCGTCCGTTACTTGGGCGTAGCTTTGGGTAGCTCAATCATACTGGGCTTGTGCTCAATTTTCGGATCATTAATTCCGTCAGTTTATTATAACTTTTTCCCTGAGCCAAACAAAGATACTATTAGCACTTTAATGACTACCCATTGGGGGCAAATGGTGCTACTGGGTATTTTGGTCTGCGTAATCGGTATCATCATTTGCGGCAAAGCCGGAGTAATGAAAGAAAAAGAACTATCTAATGATGGTTCGGTGGCCGATACTAACAGCGACTATAAATTTGGTTTGGGTATTACCCTGGCCATTGTTTCGGGCGTGTTAAGTGCTTGCTTTAACTTTGGCATTGAGGCAGGTCATTCCATGGCCGAAACCGCTAACCATATCTGGATGGCAGCCAACCCCGGTCAGGGCAATTTCTTGTACCAAAACAACGTAACTTATGTAGTAATACTCTGGGGCGGTTTAACCACCAACTTTATCTACTGCATGATACTAAACGCCCGTAACAAAACTTTCGGCGACTATACCAATAAGAAAACGCCGCTGGTAGCCAATTACCTGTTTTCTGCACTGGCGGGTACTACATGGTTTCTGCAATTCTTCTTTTATGGCATGGGCGAGAGCCGTTTAGGTAATGGCCCAAGCTCATGGATATTGCACATGGCTTTTATCATCCTGATCGCCAACTGTTGGGGATTGGTGTTAAAAGAGTGGAAAGGCGTAAGTCGTAAAGCTTACATCACCGTGGTTGCCGGTATTGCTACCATTATATTATCGGTGCTTATTGTAGGCTATGGTAATTCATTAAAATAA